Proteins encoded within one genomic window of Bacteroidota bacterium:
- the panD gene encoding aspartate 1-decarboxylase yields the protein MNVEVVKSKIHRVTVTGADLNYIGSITIDEDLMDAANIIEGEKVHIVNINNGERLVTYTIRGERGSGEINLNGPAARKVAKGDIIIIISYAGMDFEEAKNFKPWLVFPNEEDNSL from the coding sequence ATGAACGTTGAGGTTGTAAAATCTAAAATTCATAGAGTTACTGTTACCGGGGCTGACCTTAATTATATAGGAAGTATCACGATCGATGAAGATTTAATGGATGCTGCTAATATTATTGAAGGTGAGAAAGTTCATATTGTTAATATTAACAATGGTGAAAGACTTGTTACTTACACAATTAGAGGTGAAAGAGGAAGTGGTGAAATAAACCTGAATGGTCCTGCTGCACGTAAAGTTGCAAAAGGCGACATCATTATTATCATATCTTATGCAGGTATGGATTTTGAAGAAGCTAAGAATTTTAAACCATGGTTAGTTTTCCCTAACGAAGAGGACAATAGCCTATAA
- the panC gene encoding pantoate--beta-alanine ligase: MHIFNSKTDINNYLLTQKTNKSSIGFVPTMGALHKGHISLVENSKKDNDITVVSIFVNPTQFNNPEDLKKYPVNTGEDLKLLEDFSVEVVFLPSVEEIYGNDISSEKYDFGTLDKVMEGEHRKGHFDGVATIVKLLFDTVIPDNAYFGEKDFQQLQIIRKMVEIKNLPVNIVACPIVREDDGLAMSSRNVRLTPEHRKDAPFIYKSLKKASDLSKNKSVDEIYEFINESFANNDLFDLEYFEIRNEKTLGKTSDFQLHNNFRAFIAVFAQNIRLIDNIKLF, from the coding sequence ATGCATATTTTCAATTCAAAAACAGATATAAATAATTATCTGTTAACCCAAAAAACAAATAAATCATCTATTGGTTTTGTTCCAACCATGGGAGCGTTACATAAGGGTCATATTTCGTTGGTTGAAAATTCAAAAAAAGATAACGACATTACTGTTGTTAGCATTTTTGTAAACCCTACCCAGTTTAACAATCCTGAAGATTTAAAAAAATATCCTGTCAATACCGGTGAGGATCTAAAATTACTGGAAGATTTTAGTGTTGAAGTGGTTTTTCTTCCTAGTGTAGAAGAAATTTACGGAAATGATATATCATCTGAGAAATATGACTTTGGCACCTTAGACAAGGTAATGGAAGGCGAACACAGAAAAGGACATTTTGATGGTGTTGCAACAATAGTTAAATTACTTTTTGATACTGTAATTCCTGATAATGCATACTTTGGAGAAAAAGATTTTCAGCAATTACAGATTATCAGGAAAATGGTAGAAATAAAAAATCTTCCCGTAAATATTGTAGCTTGTCCTATTGTAAGAGAAGATGACGGTTTGGCAATGAGTTCAAGAAATGTACGACTTACTCCTGAACACCGAAAGGATGCTCCTTTCATTTATAAATCATTAAAAAAGGCATCTGATCTTTCAAAAAATAAATCAGTAGATGAAATTTATGAATTTATAAATGAATCATTCGCCAATAATGATTTATTTGATTTGGAATATTTTGAAATAAGAAATGAAAAAACACTCGGTAAAACGTCTGATTTCCAGTTACATAACAATTTCAGAGCGTTCATTGCCGTTTTTGCGCAGAATATCAGATTAATTGATAATATAAAACTATTTTAA
- a CDS encoding DUF4270 domain-containing protein, which yields MSQKSIIKIAKGLAIFSILFVITIACKKDVNDIGSDFLEGEKFETGIFRGTKLLAFTSQNEKVVSSRSSLNLLGAYKDNVFGTTISSFGAQLGLGSTNPDFGTNPKIDSVILTMPYLGKEDTKTVKDSDGNDSIVSFINYVTDSVYGDALMPMHIQISEMNKFMHPDTTYYSNVDLPTVGSPLYEDQNFIANFNEISLLSYLYDDEGNVDSTIVTTLPAAFRAHLDKDYFQSKIIDMQGSSVLDNNSNFISYMNGLVFNTTSTDGAIFSFNLLSGTSIEIFYTNEDLDDEGEALPQQRFSLYFGSNYARVNKYEFDRSTITDPGSTLLAQLAGDTLEGSDAIYLQGMSGLEGNIKLFSDEEQLQALRDSNWVINEASLTFRVTENKESAVSVPYKLYIFNRDSIDGGDWRIIDEYRDQLAFGGSMREDPYMFGGDNRYYKFRITGLIHELLNGKTEQTVEGVDSQVYPYNYPIRLISVSGTESTSRVKLNSNIVDGNNPDVKNLRLEIKYSKKNSEIEE from the coding sequence ATGAGTCAAAAATCAATAATAAAAATAGCCAAAGGACTGGCTATTTTTTCAATTTTGTTTGTAATTACAATTGCATGTAAGAAGGATGTAAACGATATCGGATCTGATTTTCTGGAAGGAGAAAAGTTTGAAACCGGTATTTTTCGAGGAACAAAATTGTTAGCTTTTACTTCTCAAAATGAAAAAGTAGTTAGCAGCAGGTCATCTCTTAATTTATTGGGAGCTTATAAGGATAACGTCTTTGGAACCACAATATCTTCTTTTGGAGCACAGCTTGGTTTAGGTAGTACGAATCCTGATTTTGGAACAAATCCTAAAATCGATTCTGTAATTTTGACTATGCCTTATCTTGGCAAGGAAGATACAAAAACAGTAAAAGATTCTGATGGAAATGATTCTATAGTAAGCTTTATAAATTACGTTACAGATTCAGTTTACGGTGATGCATTGATGCCTATGCATATTCAGATTTCAGAGATGAATAAATTTATGCATCCCGATACTACTTATTACTCGAATGTTGATTTACCGACTGTAGGTTCACCATTATATGAGGATCAAAATTTTATAGCTAATTTTAATGAAATATCTTTATTATCGTATTTGTATGACGATGAAGGAAATGTTGATTCTACTATAGTAACAACCTTACCTGCAGCTTTTAGAGCTCATTTGGATAAGGATTACTTCCAATCTAAGATTATAGATATGCAGGGGAGTTCGGTACTAGATAATAATTCAAACTTTATCAGTTATATGAATGGTTTGGTTTTTAATACTACAAGTACTGATGGCGCAATATTTTCATTCAATTTGCTCAGTGGTACTTCGATAGAAATATTCTATACTAATGAAGATCTTGATGATGAAGGGGAAGCTCTACCTCAGCAACGATTCAGTTTGTATTTTGGAAGTAACTATGCAAGAGTAAATAAATATGAATTTGACAGGTCAACAATCACCGATCCGGGATCTACTCTATTGGCACAGTTGGCCGGAGATACCTTAGAAGGGTCAGATGCAATATATTTACAGGGAATGTCGGGGCTTGAAGGAAATATAAAGCTTTTCTCGGACGAAGAACAATTACAGGCTTTAAGAGACTCTAATTGGGTTATTAATGAAGCATCTTTAACTTTTAGAGTTACAGAAAATAAGGAGTCTGCAGTTTCAGTACCTTATAAACTGTATATATTTAACAGAGATTCAATTGACGGAGGAGATTGGAGAATAATTGACGAGTACAGAGATCAGCTTGCATTTGGCGGATCGATGAGAGAAGATCCATATATGTTTGGTGGAGATAACAGATACTACAAGTTTAGAATAACGGGTCTTATTCACGAATTATTGAATGGAAAAACAGAACAAACTGTTGAAGGTGTTGATAGTCAGGTGTATCCGTATAATTACCCGATCAGACTTATATCTGTTTCAGGAACAGAAAGTACTTCTCGTGTTAAATTAAATTCTAATATAGTAGACGGTAATAATCCTGATGTGAAAAATTTGAGATTAGAAATTAAGTATAGCAAAAAGAACAGTGAAATAGAAGAGTAA
- a CDS encoding glycogen/starch synthase has translation MKKRRILYVSSEVTPYLPENQISTMSLEAPKKMNELNNEVRIFMPRYGAINERRHQLHEVIRLSGMNLVVNDMDQPLIIKVASIPKERLQVYFIDNEEYFKRKAIVADEKGKLFEDNDERAIFFAKGVLETVKKLNWSPDVIHVSGWMASLLPMYVKTIYSDDPTFADSKIVTSAFNYGFSAELNSKLIDKIKFDGISDDRLNLIETPSLDNLTKLAMSFSDGIVRAGDVLSEDINDFMEKSDLPVLPFHDVDVFAEPYNNFYHNEVLEEN, from the coding sequence ATGAAAAAAAGAAGAATACTATACGTATCGTCAGAAGTAACACCTTATCTTCCTGAAAATCAAATATCTACAATGTCTTTGGAAGCGCCAAAGAAGATGAATGAATTGAATAATGAAGTTAGAATATTCATGCCTCGTTATGGAGCTATCAACGAGCGTAGGCATCAATTACATGAAGTTATTCGTTTATCAGGGATGAATTTGGTGGTTAACGATATGGATCAACCATTGATAATAAAAGTTGCCTCTATTCCAAAAGAGCGTCTTCAGGTATATTTTATTGATAACGAAGAATATTTTAAAAGGAAAGCAATTGTTGCCGATGAAAAAGGTAAATTGTTTGAGGATAATGATGAGAGAGCAATATTTTTTGCAAAAGGAGTATTGGAGACTGTTAAAAAATTGAACTGGTCACCCGATGTAATTCATGTTAGCGGATGGATGGCAAGTTTACTTCCTATGTACGTAAAAACTATTTATTCCGATGATCCTACTTTTGCAGACAGTAAAATAGTTACATCGGCTTTCAATTATGGTTTTAGCGCTGAGTTGAACAGCAAACTGATAGATAAAATTAAGTTTGACGGTATATCTGATGATAGATTAAACTTAATAGAAACTCCAAGTTTAGACAATCTTACTAAACTGGCTATGAGTTTTTCTGATGGTATTGTTAGAGCAGGCGATGTATTATCGGAAGATATAAATGACTTTATGGAAAAGTCTGATTTACCGGTGTTACCTTTCCATGATGTAGATGTTTTTGCAGAACCTTACAATAATTTCTATCATAACGAAGTTTTAGAAGAAAACTAA